From the Accumulibacter sp. genome, one window contains:
- a CDS encoding IS1634 family transposase, with translation MFVKITTSGPRQYVKLVEAYRDPSGVPRQRVIATLGRIEAVRSGETDSLLNGLLRAAGKPSLEEGTGEVAFAPALSVGDTWLLTALWKELGFADAFRRLLRNRHQFDAEGLLRVMVFNRLCDPESKLGILRWLEGTRVPEVSADSVTHQHLLRTMDTLAEGADRVDDALAALLRPLIDQELAIVFYDLTTIRAEGCTDESEDLRHFGHAKEGGTVRQVMLGVVQTADGLPIHHEVFAGNTGETTTLVPTIEKVLARYPIKRVVLVADRGLLSLDNLEAIRALRVGDQPLEFILAVPARRYGDFDRLLTPFHEKSCRPATAEVFGELKWEGFRLIVAHRPDRASEQGRVRDERIAALERDAAQWAEKLDGQEAGQKHPGKKLSDAGTIARFYKAVADAHLAHIIKVNLASEVFTYEIDERALRRARLMDGKLILVSNVPDSPPAEIVARYKALADIERGFRVLKSEIEIAPVFHRLPDRIRAHALICFLALLLYRVLRLRLKAKASPLSPERALEIARHIQYHQVTLHQRQSASGLSAITPQQKELFDTVALPEPSARRL, from the coding sequence ATGTTCGTGAAGATCACCACGTCCGGCCCGCGCCAGTACGTCAAGCTCGTCGAGGCCTACCGAGACCCCTCCGGGGTACCTCGCCAGCGGGTCATCGCCACCTTGGGGCGCATCGAAGCGGTGCGATCCGGCGAGACCGACTCGTTGCTCAACGGTCTGCTGCGGGCGGCGGGCAAGCCCTCCCTCGAGGAAGGGACCGGCGAGGTCGCCTTTGCACCGGCGCTGTCGGTCGGCGACACCTGGCTGCTGACCGCCCTGTGGAAAGAGTTGGGCTTCGCCGACGCCTTTCGCCGGCTGCTGCGCAATCGCCACCAGTTCGACGCCGAAGGTCTGCTGCGGGTGATGGTGTTCAACCGGCTGTGTGATCCGGAGTCCAAGCTGGGGATCCTGCGCTGGCTGGAGGGCACCCGTGTTCCCGAGGTCAGCGCCGATTCGGTCACCCACCAGCACCTGCTGCGCACGATGGATACTCTGGCGGAGGGTGCCGACCGGGTTGACGACGCTCTGGCAGCTCTCCTGCGGCCGTTGATCGATCAGGAGTTGGCGATCGTCTTCTACGACCTGACGACGATCCGTGCCGAAGGATGCACCGATGAGTCCGAGGACCTGCGGCACTTTGGCCATGCCAAGGAGGGTGGGACGGTACGCCAGGTGATGCTCGGGGTGGTCCAGACGGCGGACGGCTTGCCGATCCATCATGAGGTCTTTGCCGGCAATACCGGCGAGACGACGACGCTGGTGCCGACGATCGAGAAAGTGTTGGCACGCTATCCGATCAAACGCGTGGTACTGGTCGCCGATCGGGGTCTGCTGAGTCTCGACAATCTCGAAGCCATCCGGGCGCTGCGCGTCGGCGATCAGCCGTTGGAGTTCATTCTGGCCGTCCCGGCGCGGCGCTACGGGGATTTTGACCGCCTGCTCACCCCGTTCCACGAGAAGAGTTGCCGGCCGGCGACGGCAGAGGTCTTTGGTGAGCTGAAGTGGGAGGGGTTTCGTCTGATCGTTGCCCATCGCCCCGATAGGGCCAGCGAGCAGGGTCGCGTACGCGATGAGCGCATTGCGGCGCTGGAGAGGGATGCCGCGCAGTGGGCGGAGAAACTCGATGGCCAGGAGGCCGGCCAGAAACACCCGGGCAAGAAGCTGTCAGACGCCGGCACGATCGCCCGTTTCTACAAGGCGGTCGCTGACGCGCATCTGGCGCACATCATCAAGGTCAATCTCGCCTCCGAGGTGTTCACCTACGAGATCGACGAACGGGCGCTGAGGCGCGCGCGGCTCATGGATGGCAAGCTGATCCTCGTTTCCAACGTTCCGGATTCTCCCCCGGCCGAGATCGTGGCGCGCTACAAGGCGCTGGCGGACATCGAACGAGGATTCCGTGTTCTGAAGTCCGAGATCGAAATCGCGCCGGTCTTCCACCGCCTGCCGGATCGCATCCGGGCGCACGCCTTGATCTGCTTCCTGGCATTGCTGCTCTATCGGGTGCTGCGCCTGCGCCTCAAGGCGAAGGCCAGCCCCCTCTCCCCGGAGCGCGCCCTGGAGATCGCCCGCCACATCCAGTACCACCAGGTCACGCTGCATCAACGCCAGTCAGCCTCCGGCCTGTCCGCCATCACCCCCCAACAGAAGGAGCTGTTCGACACCGTCGCCCTGCCCGAGCCCTCCGCTAGACGTCTGTAG
- a CDS encoding cation:proton antiporter: MFDYLHKALEVLPILARFAVCMMLIVIIPRLSRRIHLPEAVGLLLAGVLFGPHVLDIFPPQHPVMQFFSEVGMLLLMFFAGLELDLTLFRQKIFRSLGFGVVTTSVPLLLGTLVTLWLGYDLLPAIVVGSLLASHTMLGATIVAKVGARSLEPMVVVTGATIVSDTLSLLVFAVCVPLYTSGFSVSGITIQVVEIVVFVPLVLFGLGRAGAYVLRRVEGEEETYFILMFGILAVTALLAEWINLPGIVGTFLAGLAVNAAVKDKPAKGKMEFMGNTLFIPIFFIATGFLIDPFELIRTISQDFLLAAGIIGALVTGKWIAAETCGRAFGYDTAARRTVWSLTLPQVAATLAATLVAYKTFNAAGQPLLDARMLNAVLIMVLVTAVLGPMLTQLYAPRMVAAAKESAGGSASEI, from the coding sequence ATGTTCGACTACCTGCACAAGGCACTCGAAGTCTTGCCCATATTGGCCAGGTTTGCGGTCTGCATGATGCTGATCGTCATCATTCCGCGCTTGTCGCGCCGCATCCATCTGCCGGAGGCCGTCGGGCTGCTGCTGGCGGGCGTACTGTTCGGGCCGCACGTACTCGACATCTTTCCCCCGCAGCATCCGGTCATGCAATTCTTCTCCGAAGTCGGCATGCTGCTGCTGATGTTCTTCGCGGGGCTGGAACTCGACCTGACGCTGTTCAGGCAAAAAATCTTCCGCTCGCTCGGCTTCGGGGTGGTCACGACCAGTGTTCCCCTGCTGCTGGGAACGCTGGTCACCCTGTGGCTCGGCTATGACCTGCTGCCAGCCATCGTCGTCGGTTCGCTGCTCGCCTCGCATACGATGCTCGGCGCGACCATCGTTGCCAAGGTCGGGGCGCGGAGCCTCGAACCCATGGTCGTCGTCACCGGCGCGACAATCGTTTCCGACACCCTGTCGCTACTCGTGTTCGCCGTCTGCGTGCCTTTGTACACCAGCGGCTTTTCGGTATCCGGGATCACGATCCAGGTGGTCGAGATCGTCGTCTTCGTTCCGCTCGTCCTGTTCGGGCTGGGCCGCGCAGGCGCCTACGTGTTGCGCCGCGTCGAAGGCGAGGAAGAAACCTACTTCATCCTGATGTTCGGCATTCTCGCGGTAACGGCGTTGCTGGCCGAGTGGATCAACCTGCCCGGCATCGTCGGCACCTTCCTTGCCGGCCTGGCGGTGAACGCGGCGGTGAAGGACAAGCCGGCCAAGGGCAAGATGGAATTCATGGGCAACACCTTGTTCATCCCGATCTTCTTCATCGCAACCGGTTTCCTGATCGACCCGTTTGAGCTAATTCGCACCATCAGCCAGGATTTTCTGCTGGCGGCGGGAATCATCGGCGCGCTCGTTACCGGCAAATGGATTGCGGCGGAAACCTGCGGTCGTGCCTTCGGCTACGACACCGCTGCGCGCCGAACAGTGTGGTCGCTGACGTTGCCGCAGGTCGCGGCGACACTGGCGGCGACACTGGTGGCGTACAAGACGTTCAATGCCGCTGGCCAGCCGCTGCTCGATGCCCGCATGCTCAACGCGGTGCTCATCATGGTGCTGGTGACGGCCGTTCTGGGGCCGATGCTGACCCAACTGTACGCGCCGCGCATGGTGGCGGCGGCTAAGGAATCCGCCGGCGGGAGCGCGTCCGAAATCTAG
- a CDS encoding ABC transporter ATP-binding protein produces MTLSARLEQTAPIPLAADIDCASGELLALVGPSGSGKSTILRCLAGLHRPAAGHVRCADATWFDAARGIDVRPQERRVGFVFQHYALFPHLSALANVVQALGHLPPAERVARGRHWLARCNLDGFDDRRPAELSGGQQQRVALARALAREPQVLLLDEPFSAVDQVTRRKLLRQLIELRRSLAIPIVLVTHDLEEAALLADRMTVLHRGRTLQTAAPETMLAQPASALVARLTDQPNLFEGRVLQHLPAADTTLIEWLGRPLAASHQPAFAVGETVSWLVPEAAVVLVREHQSERENTVSAVVSERLAWRGHATVSARVDGRREATLNFAIGAAVAQRRGIIPGACVPLQLQKSAIRLLAADAAIAGQVGTAGKGQST; encoded by the coding sequence ATGACGCTCAGCGCCCGCCTCGAGCAGACGGCGCCGATCCCGCTCGCCGCCGACATCGACTGCGCCAGCGGCGAGCTGCTGGCGCTCGTCGGCCCCTCCGGCAGCGGCAAGTCGACAATCCTGCGCTGCCTCGCCGGCCTGCACCGGCCGGCAGCCGGCCACGTCCGCTGCGCCGACGCGACCTGGTTCGATGCCGCCCGCGGCATCGACGTCCGGCCGCAGGAACGCCGCGTCGGTTTCGTCTTCCAGCACTATGCCCTCTTCCCGCACCTGAGCGCGCTGGCCAACGTCGTGCAGGCGCTCGGTCACCTGCCGCCGGCGGAACGGGTCGCACGCGGGCGTCACTGGCTGGCGCGCTGCAATCTCGACGGCTTCGACGACCGTCGCCCGGCCGAACTCTCCGGCGGCCAGCAGCAGCGCGTCGCCCTCGCCCGCGCGCTGGCGCGCGAACCGCAGGTGCTGCTGCTCGACGAACCATTCTCGGCGGTCGACCAGGTGACGCGGCGCAAGCTCCTGCGCCAGTTGATCGAGCTGCGGCGCTCGCTCGCCATCCCGATCGTCCTCGTCACGCACGACCTCGAGGAGGCCGCCCTGCTCGCCGACCGCATGACGGTCCTGCATCGTGGCCGCACGCTGCAGACCGCCGCTCCCGAGACGATGCTGGCGCAGCCGGCGAGCGCCCTCGTCGCCCGCCTGACCGACCAGCCGAACCTGTTCGAGGGCAGGGTGCTGCAGCACCTGCCGGCGGCCGACACGACGCTCATCGAGTGGCTCGGACGGCCCTTGGCGGCGTCGCACCAGCCGGCCTTCGCGGTCGGCGAGACGGTCTCCTGGCTGGTCCCGGAAGCGGCGGTGGTGCTCGTCCGCGAGCACCAGAGCGAACGCGAGAACACCGTCAGCGCGGTCGTCAGCGAGCGCCTCGCCTGGCGCGGACACGCCACCGTCAGCGCCCGCGTCGACGGCCGCCGCGAGGCGACGCTGAACTTCGCCATCGGCGCCGCGGTGGCGCAGCGGCGGGGAATCATCCCCGGCGCGTGCGTGCCGCTGCAGTTGCAGAAGTCGGCGATCCGCCTGCTGGCCGCCGATGCGGCGATCGCCGGGCAGGTGGGGACGGCCGGCAAGGGGCAATCCACCTGA
- the modB gene encoding molybdate ABC transporter permease subunit — MDWQALSLSLQLASATALLLLPPSVWLARLLAWSAWRGRAALEAAILLPLVLPPTVLGYYLLLGLGGASPLGQAYQALTGRMLVFSFDGLLVASLIVNLPFAVQPMQRSFAAIPRELREAAWVSGLSRWQTLLRIELPLAWPGIAAALALSFAHTLGEFGVVLMVGGSLPGETRTIAIAIYDQAQAFNDAAAAGMSALLLALSFVAVILVSRLGRSLPRR; from the coding sequence ATGGACTGGCAGGCGCTCTCGCTGTCGCTGCAACTCGCCAGCGCCACCGCGCTGCTGTTGCTGCCGCCGAGCGTCTGGCTGGCGCGCCTGCTCGCGTGGTCGGCCTGGCGCGGCCGTGCGGCGCTGGAAGCGGCGATCCTGCTGCCGCTGGTGCTGCCGCCGACGGTCCTCGGCTACTACCTGCTGCTCGGCCTCGGCGGCGCCTCGCCGCTCGGCCAGGCCTACCAGGCGCTGACCGGGCGCATGCTGGTGTTCAGCTTCGACGGCCTGCTCGTCGCCTCGCTGATCGTCAACCTGCCGTTCGCAGTGCAGCCGATGCAGCGCAGCTTCGCGGCGATTCCGCGCGAGCTGCGCGAGGCGGCATGGGTTTCTGGCCTGTCGCGCTGGCAGACCTTGCTGCGCATCGAGCTGCCGCTCGCCTGGCCGGGAATCGCCGCCGCGCTGGCGCTGAGCTTCGCCCACACGCTCGGCGAGTTCGGTGTCGTGCTGATGGTCGGCGGCAGCCTGCCGGGCGAGACGAGGACGATCGCCATCGCCATCTACGACCAGGCGCAGGCGTTCAACGACGCCGCGGCGGCCGGCATGTCGGCGCTGCTGCTGGCGCTGTCCTTCGTCGCCGTGATCCTGGTCAGCCGGCTGGGCCGCTCGCTGCCGCGCCGATGA
- the modA gene encoding molybdate ABC transporter substrate-binding protein, whose product MMPGRRRHWPLLSLLLLSLLPLSGRAAAVNVAAAADLKFALSEIAASYEREHGTRIILSFGSSGHFARQIPQGAPYELFLSADEEYIFQLARQGLLRDRGRLYAIGRLALLLPRGSPVAADGELRGLASALAAGKLQRLAIANPEHAPYGRAARAALERAGLWQPLQGRLVFGENVAQAAQFALSGSAQGGLVAWSLARSPELATRSVAALIPGDWHPPLRQRMALTQRAGAEAQRFYDYLQQPSARTVFERHGFALPTD is encoded by the coding sequence ATGATGCCCGGCCGCCGGCGGCACTGGCCGCTCCTCTCGCTGCTGCTGCTCTCGCTGCTGCCGCTCAGCGGCAGGGCGGCGGCGGTCAACGTCGCCGCCGCCGCCGACCTCAAGTTCGCGCTGAGCGAGATTGCCGCCAGCTACGAGCGGGAGCACGGCACTCGCATCATCCTTTCCTTCGGTTCGTCGGGCCATTTCGCGCGCCAGATCCCGCAGGGCGCGCCCTACGAACTCTTCCTCTCGGCCGACGAGGAGTACATCTTCCAGCTCGCCCGGCAGGGCCTGCTGCGTGACCGCGGACGGCTGTACGCGATCGGCCGCCTGGCGCTGCTGCTGCCGCGCGGATCGCCGGTGGCGGCCGATGGCGAGCTGCGCGGTCTCGCCAGTGCGCTCGCCGCCGGCAAGCTGCAGCGGCTGGCGATCGCCAACCCGGAGCACGCGCCCTACGGCCGTGCCGCCCGCGCCGCGCTCGAACGGGCGGGGCTCTGGCAGCCACTGCAGGGGCGGCTGGTGTTTGGCGAGAACGTCGCGCAGGCGGCGCAGTTCGCGCTCAGCGGCTCGGCGCAGGGCGGCCTCGTCGCCTGGTCGCTGGCGCGCTCGCCGGAACTCGCCACGCGCAGCGTCGCAGCGCTGATCCCGGGCGACTGGCATCCGCCCCTGCGGCAGCGAATGGCACTGACGCAGCGTGCCGGCGCCGAGGCGCAGCGCTTCTACGACTACCTGCAGCAACCGTCGGCGCGCACCGTCTTCGAGCGCCATGGTTTCGCGCTGCCAACCGACTGA
- a CDS encoding D-2-hydroxyacid dehydrogenase produces the protein MHRIVYLERESIVAEVRRPAFPHHWREHPCTLQTEVGERLAGATIAIVNKLQLDAGLIAALPALRMIAVAATGTNNVDLDACRAHGIVVSNIRGYAVHTVPEHVFALLLALSRNLIAYRQSVAAGRWQQAEQFCFFDHPIRDLHGMTLAIIGSGSLGCGVARLAEAFGMHVLRSERKDAATLRPGYTPFPQVLREADVISLHCPLTSATRHLIGADELQAMKRSALLINTARGGLVDEAALLAALREGRIAGAGFDVLSVEPPAAGNPLLTPELLALPNFLLTPHVAWASQPAMQALADQLTANLEAFARGEPQNRVA, from the coding sequence ATGCACCGCATCGTCTACCTCGAACGGGAATCGATCGTCGCCGAAGTCCGCCGGCCCGCTTTCCCGCATCACTGGCGCGAGCATCCGTGCACGCTGCAGACGGAAGTCGGCGAACGGCTGGCCGGGGCAACGATCGCCATCGTCAACAAGCTGCAGCTCGACGCCGGATTGATCGCCGCGCTGCCGGCACTGCGGATGATCGCCGTCGCCGCCACCGGCACCAACAACGTCGACCTCGACGCCTGCCGGGCACACGGCATCGTCGTCAGCAACATCCGCGGCTACGCCGTGCATACGGTTCCCGAGCATGTCTTCGCGCTGCTGCTGGCGCTGTCGCGCAACCTCATCGCCTACCGGCAGTCCGTCGCCGCCGGCAGATGGCAGCAGGCCGAGCAGTTCTGCTTCTTCGATCATCCGATTCGCGACCTCCATGGCATGACGCTGGCGATCATCGGCAGCGGCAGCCTGGGCTGCGGCGTCGCCCGACTGGCCGAGGCTTTCGGCATGCACGTGCTGCGCAGCGAGCGCAAGGACGCAGCGACGCTGCGGCCGGGCTACACGCCGTTCCCGCAGGTCCTGCGCGAGGCCGATGTGATCTCGCTGCACTGCCCGCTGACCAGCGCCACGCGCCACCTGATCGGTGCCGACGAACTGCAGGCGATGAAGCGCTCGGCGCTGCTGATCAACACCGCCCGCGGCGGCCTGGTCGACGAGGCGGCGCTGCTCGCCGCACTGCGCGAGGGCCGCATCGCCGGCGCCGGCTTCGATGTCCTCAGCGTCGAGCCACCGGCTGCCGGCAACCCCCTGCTCACGCCCGAGCTGCTGGCGCTGCCGAACTTCCTGCTGACGCCGCACGTCGCCTGGGCCAGCCAGCCGGCGATGCAGGCACTCGCCGACCAGCTGACCGCCAACCTCGAGGCCTTCGCCCGCGGCGAGCCGCAGAACCGGGTGGCCTGA
- a CDS encoding aldehyde dehydrogenase family protein, producing the protein MKETDDILAVPLWINGHAFLTMAPAFFDVRDPRSGLIRRRTPLCGAGQAATAVDAAAAALLAWRSLAIAERAQLLAKLADALAGYGSHFAGLIAEESGQPDAAATAEVEAALCLLRRATSEATVASSDGGVVAIVCDDRAPLAGLLQRAVPTLLAGSTVVAKPSPKAPSVAVALAELMAQSGFLAGAFNVLHGDLEAIEGLCAAPALGRLLFSGEAALGRRVAEIAGRHGRQLAD; encoded by the coding sequence ATGAAAGAAACCGACGACATCCTGGCCGTACCGTTGTGGATCAACGGCCATGCCTTCCTGACCATGGCGCCCGCCTTCTTCGACGTCCGCGACCCGCGCAGCGGCCTCATCCGGCGGCGGACGCCGCTGTGCGGCGCTGGCCAGGCGGCGACGGCGGTCGACGCCGCCGCCGCGGCGTTGCTAGCGTGGCGGTCGCTGGCCATCGCTGAGCGCGCGCAGTTGCTGGCGAAACTGGCCGATGCGCTGGCCGGATACGGTAGCCATTTTGCCGGCCTGATCGCCGAAGAGAGCGGTCAGCCAGACGCTGCCGCCACAGCCGAGGTGGAGGCGGCGCTGTGCCTGCTGCGCCGCGCCACCAGCGAAGCGACGGTGGCCAGCAGCGACGGCGGCGTCGTCGCCATCGTCTGCGACGACCGGGCGCCGTTGGCGGGCCTGCTGCAGCGCGCCGTGCCAACCCTTCTGGCCGGCTCGACGGTGGTCGCCAAGCCGAGTCCGAAGGCCCCTTCGGTTGCCGTCGCGCTGGCCGAACTGATGGCGCAAAGCGGCTTTCTGGCTGGTGCCTTCAACGTCCTGCACGGCGATCTGGAAGCGATCGAAGGCCTTTGTGCAGCGCCGGCGCTCGGCCGGCTGCTGTTTTCCGGCGAAGCCGCGCTGGGCAGGCGAGTCGCCGAGATCGCCGGCCGCCATGGCCGGCAGCTCGCGGACTGA
- a CDS encoding complex I subunit 4 family protein: MSEIAHWPLLSTLLALPLLGALGCALLRQPPLAPSIALGSSLLTLLCSLLIVGVFDGADPDFQLRESHDWIGALGIRYLVGVDGLSVLFLPATALLFCGAIVAGWRPAAATSPLSPGLHFAMLLLLEAATLGVFCALDTILFFFCWEATLPPLYFLVSQWGRGTGRQGAAVRYFLVMLAGGVPLLFAFLALAFAPAGAAAPVFDLPTLLATPLPEQRQYLVFLLLLLGLGAKIPLVPLHTWLPPLAMNAPAAVTALLVGLKLGAYGLIRLAIPLAPVAARDLHWLLAGFGTVAILYGGVAALVHSNLRGMLAYSGLAHVGLVLLGLASFSVYGLQGVLLQLLNFALAGGGAFLVLSFLQRRTGSTDVARLGGALRSMPRLSALFLLFGLAGIGLPGTSGFPGELLIIVAALHDHTGAGLAALFGMVLAAAAFLSPFRQAFFGPANVPEVAAAEDLLPREMALLLVPATLVLAIGLYPMPILELLRPAAESWVAALAGL; encoded by the coding sequence ATGAGTGAGATCGCGCACTGGCCCCTGTTGAGCACGCTGCTGGCGCTGCCGCTGCTCGGCGCGCTCGGCTGCGCGCTGCTGCGGCAGCCGCCACTGGCGCCGTCCATCGCGCTCGGCAGCAGCCTGCTGACGCTGCTCTGTTCGCTGCTGATCGTCGGCGTCTTCGATGGCGCCGACCCGGACTTCCAGTTGCGTGAGTCGCACGACTGGATCGGCGCCCTCGGCATCCGTTATCTGGTCGGCGTGGACGGGCTTTCGGTGCTCTTCCTGCCAGCAACGGCGCTGCTCTTCTGTGGCGCGATCGTCGCCGGCTGGCGCCCGGCGGCCGCCACCTCGCCGCTCTCGCCGGGTCTGCACTTCGCCATGCTGCTGCTCCTCGAGGCGGCGACCCTCGGCGTCTTCTGCGCCCTCGACACCATCCTGTTCTTCTTCTGCTGGGAGGCCACCCTGCCGCCACTCTACTTCCTCGTCAGCCAGTGGGGTCGCGGGACGGGCCGCCAGGGCGCCGCCGTCCGCTATTTCCTCGTCATGCTGGCGGGCGGAGTGCCGCTGCTCTTCGCGTTCCTGGCGCTCGCCTTCGCGCCCGCCGGCGCCGCTGCCCCGGTGTTCGATCTGCCGACACTGCTCGCCACGCCGCTGCCCGAGCAGCGGCAGTACCTCGTCTTCCTGCTTCTGCTGCTCGGCCTCGGCGCCAAGATACCGCTGGTGCCGCTGCACACCTGGCTGCCGCCGCTGGCGATGAACGCGCCGGCGGCGGTCACCGCGCTCCTCGTCGGGCTGAAACTCGGCGCCTACGGCCTGATCCGGCTGGCCATCCCGCTGGCGCCGGTCGCCGCCCGCGACCTGCACTGGCTGCTCGCCGGCTTCGGCACCGTGGCGATCCTCTACGGCGGCGTCGCCGCGCTGGTGCACAGCAATCTGCGCGGCATGCTCGCCTACTCGGGTCTGGCACATGTCGGGCTGGTGCTGCTCGGCCTGGCATCGTTCTCGGTGTACGGGCTGCAGGGCGTCCTGCTACAGCTGTTGAACTTCGCCCTCGCCGGTGGCGGCGCCTTCCTGGTCCTGTCGTTCCTGCAGCGGCGCACCGGATCGACCGACGTCGCACGCCTCGGCGGCGCCCTGCGCAGCATGCCGCGCCTCAGCGCCCTGTTCCTGCTCTTCGGCCTCGCCGGCATCGGCCTGCCGGGGACCAGCGGCTTCCCGGGCGAACTGCTGATCATCGTCGCCGCGCTGCATGACCACACCGGCGCAGGCCTCGCCGCGCTGTTCGGCATGGTGCTCGCCGCGGCGGCCTTCCTGTCGCCTTTCCGGCAGGCGTTCTTCGGGCCGGCGAACGTGCCGGAGGTCGCTGCCGCGGAAGATCTGCTGCCGCGCGAGATGGCGCTGCTGCTCGTGCCGGCGACGCTCGTCCTGGCCATCGGGCTGTACCCGATGCCGATCCTCGAACTGCTGCGACCAGCAGCCGAAAGCTGGGTGGCGGCGCTGGCCGGGCTCTGA
- a CDS encoding complex I subunit 4 family protein: protein MSEVLWSTQAGYPLLATLQFLPLAGGLLLLLLRGQALALILGRLFAIGELLVAIDLHARIDASRSALQFAERVDLLAYHAAADGISVLFILLAALLGVLLSFYGMARQQISPVHLLSVLLLIESVQMTMLTTLNLLWFAAASAVQLALVAYLLWRWASTSEENLALSRFLQYQLFGCGLFVAGALVLAWSHVDVIGGRWSFDLLDLLRTPQIGKYQSVAFYLLFYGLAIRTPLFPLHGWLPNSAGHGLIAVAPVLLLGVKVGIYGMARFLLPLTAEAVLTWQAYVVAFAMVGVFFAAILAFRQINLRRLMAFAVVSHTSLIVIGLFTLHPAGLQGALLLAINFGLAATLMLLMIGYVYRRTGTTELARLGGLFDRIPFITIAFLIGGLAILGMPGTPGFDAVHLVLEASIETFGALPTIATALGNVTAAGFLLWAFQRAFLAPRPRDLPAARIARTSRMEYLVGGATLLVLLAAGFYPEPWLQLTDSATEALAEHFVHHE, encoded by the coding sequence GTGAGCGAGGTCTTGTGGAGCACGCAGGCCGGCTACCCGCTGCTGGCGACGCTGCAATTCCTGCCGCTGGCTGGCGGCCTCCTCCTGCTGCTGCTGCGCGGGCAGGCTCTGGCACTGATCCTCGGTCGCCTCTTCGCGATCGGCGAACTGCTCGTCGCCATCGACCTGCATGCCCGCATCGATGCCTCGCGCAGCGCGCTGCAGTTCGCCGAACGCGTCGACCTGCTCGCCTATCATGCCGCTGCCGACGGCATCAGCGTGCTGTTCATCCTGCTCGCGGCGCTGCTCGGCGTTCTGCTCTCGTTCTACGGCATGGCGCGGCAGCAGATCTCGCCGGTGCACCTGCTCAGCGTGCTGCTGCTCATCGAAAGCGTCCAGATGACGATGCTGACGACGCTGAACCTGCTGTGGTTCGCCGCCGCCTCGGCGGTGCAGCTGGCGTTGGTCGCCTACCTGCTCTGGCGCTGGGCGTCGACCAGCGAGGAGAACCTCGCGCTGTCACGCTTCCTGCAGTATCAGCTCTTCGGCTGCGGCCTGTTCGTCGCCGGGGCGCTCGTCCTCGCCTGGAGCCACGTCGATGTGATCGGTGGCCGCTGGAGTTTCGACCTTCTCGATCTGCTGCGGACGCCGCAGATCGGCAAGTACCAGTCGGTCGCCTTCTATCTCCTGTTCTACGGCCTCGCCATCCGCACACCATTGTTCCCGCTGCACGGCTGGCTGCCCAACTCGGCCGGCCACGGCCTGATCGCCGTCGCCCCGGTGCTGCTGCTCGGCGTCAAGGTCGGCATCTACGGCATGGCGCGCTTCCTGCTGCCGCTGACCGCCGAAGCGGTCCTCACCTGGCAAGCGTACGTCGTCGCCTTCGCCATGGTCGGCGTCTTCTTCGCCGCCATCCTCGCCTTTCGCCAGATCAATCTGCGGCGGCTGATGGCCTTTGCCGTCGTCAGCCACACCAGCCTGATCGTCATTGGCCTGTTCACGCTGCACCCCGCGGGACTGCAGGGCGCACTGCTGCTGGCAATCAACTTCGGCCTGGCGGCGACGCTGATGCTGCTGATGATCGGCTACGTCTACCGCCGCACCGGCACCACCGAGCTGGCACGGCTCGGCGGCCTCTTCGACCGCATCCCCTTCATCACCATCGCCTTCCTGATCGGTGGCCTGGCGATCCTCGGCATGCCGGGAACACCGGGCTTCGACGCCGTGCATCTGGTGCTCGAGGCGTCGATCGAGACCTTCGGCGCCCTGCCGACGATCGCCACCGCGCTCGGCAACGTCACCGCCGCCGGTTTCCTGCTCTGGGCCTTCCAGCGCGCCTTTCTCGCGCCGCGGCCGCGCGACCTGCCGGCGGCACGCATCGCCCGCACCAGCCGCATGGAGTATCTCGTCGGCGGCGCCACACTGCTCGTGCTGCTCGCCGCCGGCTTCTATCCGGAACCGTGGCTGCAGCTGACCGACAGTGCGACGGAGGCACTGGCAGAGCACTTCGTCCACCATGAGTGA